The Rhizobium brockwellii genomic interval GACCACATGCTGCGATCCACACCCATTAGTGCCGCGCAAGCAAAGGCGGCGAAGGAAACGCTGGCGAACACCGCGCTCACGGTTGCCGCGAAGATTGCCAATCCATCTGATCGGCTAATCTTCGAGCAGGCGACGAAGATCATCGGCAAAGTCGTCGGGCTGCAGCTCGACTCACGCGTTGACAAGAATCGAGACCGAACGGAGTCTGGCAGGGATAAGCGGAGTTCGGACAGCCTCGAAACCAAGTCGGGTGCCGGTCGCGATCATATTGCGGAGCAGGGCGTGGTTAATAGGAGTTCGAACAACCGTTCTCTCGACGCATCGCGCATCGCCCGGTCTAATGCGGAGCATGACGCGCCGGAAACAGATCGTTCGAATCGGGAGCGCCCGAAACCCCGGCAGCAGGATCGCGACATACCAAAATCGATCAAGCTTCGCCCGCCTCAGGAGAAGGACAGGGACCGCACCCGCTAACCCTGCGAACCGCGCTGTTGGACACAGTTAAGCTCTCCAGCGATGGACCAGCCCAACGTCGCCTGGATCTCGGCGCGGAGTCGCTGGACCTCCGTGGCTTCAGGCGAAGACAAATTGGGGGCATGCTTTCGGGCCCAACTCTGAGCGGTTCCCTCGCTTCGGTTGCTGAAGTAGTCGATTACCGAGACACCCGCATCGTTGGCAGCGAGGCTACCAGCGGTCGAGCTGCCGATGAATACGGTTTCCTTCTTGCCGATCCCATACCGCTCCATAACTTGGAAGATCGCTCCGGCGCCAGCCTCCTGTTGCCGATCCGCCTCGCGCTGAAGGCCGGTTCCGCTTGCATGTGGGACATCACTCCATGTCACCCAGAAATCCGGCAGGGCACATCTGATGCTCAGTAATGCGTCAAGCAGTTCGGTCAGGGTTGCGAATTCTGATCCTCCATAGGCATCCGCGTCCATTCCACGCTCGTCCGAAATAAAGCCGAAACGAGCATCGAGGTGTCGCAGATGCCTTAACATTTCAACGAATTCTTCGTTGATATCTCCGAGCATGTAATCCCCGGAGGGACTAGTCTTTCTCAGGAGGGTGCCATCTCTCTCGAAAATGACGAGGCCGTTTGAACCGATACTCCTAAAGATCCTGTCTGCATATTTTGCATGATTATTCATTGGCTAAATTCCAAACCTTGAAGCCAGCTTCGCCATCACACGACTTCGAAATGATGCGCAGCTTCCTCTTGGGACAAGTCGGTCGCGATTGTCGTCATTACCCGGTTATGGGATGGGAAACGGTGAGGTATCTCCGGCGTTCGTACAAGCGAGCGGCAAAATGGCTTCCTCCTCTCACTCGCCGCTCATCTGTTCTGAAATCAACATCCCAACTTCAAAGTTTTGCTCCTGATAGTAGAATCGCTATGGAGTTGCGTGTAGTTGCGATACCCGTTAATCGGGCACAGACGCACGAAATATACCGAAACCAAACGAAACCAGAGCCGGTAAGCCATTGCCAAAGAATGGAAAGTTATTTCTCTCTCCGCCGAAGGACGGAAGTGATTTCAAAGAACTCTTCAAACAATTGACCGCGGCGGGAGCGGGCCGGCCGTTGGGAAGTGATGGCTTTCCCGCAGGCCCATGGACGCCCGAACTTCTCGCTGAGGCGATTTCACAGATCGATTCCAACCGGACTGGGGTCGATCTGCGAACGGTCCAGCTTTGGTTTCAAGAAAATGAGAAGGGTATCAGCACGACCAATATTCGTTGGCTGGCGAGAGTCTTCGGGTGTGATGATCCGGTAGCAACAAGCGAATGGCAAATGGAGCTAAGTGCGGCGCAATCTCGCTTGACGGCGAAGAGGCGAGGTTTGAAGAAAGCGGGAAGCAGCCCTGCGGCAGAGGTTCCAAATCTGGCATTGAATGTCGTCGATGAGGAGATGGAGTCGCCGGGGAAGCTGGAAAGGGATACTGAGGCTAATCAGCCGAGCCGACGTTTTAATTTGGCGAGGAGGTCGGAGGCGCTATTTAGCCGCGGATCTACCTTAGATCTACCTGCGTCGGTGTTTGCGGGTGCCACCGCCCTTGGGTTTCTCTCGTATATTGTGGGGATCCACAACGCGACTTACAATCGGGCGGATGGTCTCGTCAAACAGGTAGGTTTCCTCTGGGCACCCAATTGGACGTTCCTCTTTATGGTGTTCTTGCCACTGTTTTTTGCGTTCGTCATAGAGTTGCTGTTGTTTTGGAAGAATGAAGGGCGCTTACGGATTGTCGCGGCGGGCAATCGTGTGGAAAGCGACGACGCTTGGGCCCGCAACGTAGATGCTTCTTCGTATACATATTGGGCGGTCTTTATAGTCTGCGTGTTGTTCGCCGGTCTGTTTCAGTGGATCGGTGTGTGCTTGATCCCGTTGGTAAAAGGCGGTGGCAACTATGCGATAGATTGGGGCAAGTTAGCGCTCGTGCGGCCCGAAGTCATATCGGTGCCGATGGAGATTGTATTCACGGCGTTCGCTTATCTCTACATGTGCTTGTGCTTCTATCTCTTCTTCGTAGGTCTCATTTTGCTTCATACGATGATTAATGACCTTTGGAAAATCGGAGGAGCATCGAGGAGCCAGCCGCGAATTGATTATCAATACCATGTCCATGAAATCGGCTTACGGGTGATGCGCGGAATTTTTCGGTGCACTGTTTTAGGTCTTCTGATCGCCGTATGCATGAAGGCCCAAAGCTCCTACTTGGCGTCGAATGGAAAGAACATCGTGGCTTGGCTGCTTGCCGATATGTCGTCAGCTTTGTATGAGGGCAAAGACATGGGCAAAGGATTCAGCTACAGGATGCCGACCCACTACAGCAGCCTTCTTATCGCTATCTCGACGATTATCGTTTTTCTTTACGGTTCTATCCGTCTAGGTGCCGGAAGCCGATTTCATTTTCCCATGTGGAAGATGTCAGCGGCAGTAGGGTTACTTTTTACCAGCTACCTGCTGATCGACGCATTTACAGGCTTTTCGATCCTTCTGTGCCTTGCAGTGCTGCTCGCGATGTACGGCCTCATTGATCCAGAGCTTGGGCGATGGAGAGCGAGCGACTGGGGAAGCAATCAGAATGTATCATAGTTGGCTTGATCGTTGGGATGAGCGGCGGGCAAGGCGCGGTGAGGAATCCAAGGAAATAACCGATTTCGTCCTTGATGCCAACCTCGCCTTCCCACGCGCCAAGAACATAGGAAGTATCGGCGAGTTTTGTGTCCTCGCGGACCAGGCCGCGGCTGATCCAGCCTTTTTCGATGAACCGAGCGGGGACGATCAGCATTTTCAACGGCAAGACGGGTGGATCAAATTTCCGTCGGACATGTCCACTGACATCGAAGAGAACAATGTAGTCTGGGCAAAAATCACAGAAAGCGGGTCCTTCGAGCAGGCGTTGATGATTTTTCATCACTGGAATGCAAGTGCACGCAATCGTCAGATCGCCAACTTTTTCTCACAGCGTGGAATCACGGTTGTCGAGATCGCTATGCCTTATCATTTCGAGCGCAGCCGCTCCGGGTCCGTGCACGCCGATTTTATGCTTAGCCCTAATCTCGGTCGAACCATCCAGTCTGTACGGCAGGCGGTATGGGACGGGCGAAAACTCATTCGTTGGTTGAAAAGCGAAGGCTATCGAGAGATTTCTGTTCTTGGTATGAGCTTAGGTTCCTGGGTCGCAGGCTTAATCGCTGCGCACGACTTGGCTGTGTCAAAAGCCTCGTTGTTTCTTACAGCGGGAAGTCTCGCGGATATGGTTTGGACAGGGCGCGCGACACGGTCGATACGTGAAAGCCTTGAACCCGTTATTGAGCTGATCGATCTCAGAAGGGCGTGGGGTCCGCTTAATCTAGAGAATTACGCGCACAATTTGGCAAGACCCGATCTCGAACTTCACGTTGTGTTGGCTAAGAGGGACAAGGTTGTTCTGCCAGAGATATCACAGGGGTTCATGCAGATGCTGAAGGCCGCCGGAGCTCGGCCAAACATTTTGGAATTAAACTGTGGTCACTATTCGCTCGGTATGCCGCCTTACATTTTGTTGGCTGGTTTGAGCCTGAAACGGTTTCTGTCGTTCCGCCAGGCTCAGGGCTCAGTGAACAAACCCAGAAGATGACCGTTGTTGCGATCCAGATTTCCGAGAAGAGGATTTCCACACGATACTGACCTCGCTCGGTTCCATGCGGAAATCAACAATGTTGGGGGGCCGGCGCTCTTTCCTATCAACAAGGGGTACCGGTGGGGACGGTGCGGTGTTCGTTCCGACAGTCGGCTCGCGGGAGAGGCATGACTATGGCGTGATGGTATAACGTATCGCATAGGCATATTTGTGGAACTTTGCTGAGGATCGCAACTCATCAGAGCGGGCACATCGCCACTTTGACATCTCGTGAAAGTTCCGCGGACTTAGGACAGTTCTGATGGTTCCAATCTGGATGGAAAGCGTCATCGGTGATGTGGAGTTTTGCGATCTGGGCATTGGAGACCTTGACCCCTTTGTGGTAGGTGCGGGTGTCAGGCCTATTCGGCCTTGAGGCCGGTCTTTGCCGTGGTGGCACCGATCAGTTCGACCGCGGCCAAGCGATTTCGAGCCGGCGACACCGCCGGTTCTGAGTAATATGGCCGAACAGACGGTGCTCGATCTTGTTTCACTTCGAGGTACGGGCGGATAATGGGTGGACGTGAAGGATCAAGGCGGTCTCGTCTCACACTTTCGGCAATTCCAACTTCGGGAGCCTGACGCGCGCGCGGTTTGAGCCGCCGCAATCGGCCGTGACGGTCTGTTCACGTACCTTGGGATAGAGCGCTCTCGTCCCATGCGATTGAGCCAGCACCGGATCGACTGAACGGCGAACATCTTGACGCGGGTCGGCGTACATTTCGGGCGATAGTCGTTGCCGACATTCTTGTAGTTGCCCACCAGTTCCTTGTTCTTGGTGTCGGCGAACGTCACCGTCCTTGGTCAGATCGCCGAAGCCCAACTGTTGACCCGGCCAAGCTTATGACGAAATCACGATATCCGGCAAGTCCCGACACAACGTCAATTGGGTTCGGACCGCACCAGCTACGCGTACCGAGTTGTCAACGGAAACCAGCTAGAGAATATAAGGCGACCCAGCTGAAGGAACCCGAAATGCCTTTCGACCTCAAACGTTCGCCGTTGCGAGCGACCATCGTGCAATTTGGAAAATGCTCGTGCGCAAAGACGTCCACGGCCTCGCGTCGAGGCAGCCGCTTCCAACAAGCCATGGCAGGGAAACTTTGATCTGGATCAAAGCGCGGTCCCGGCGAAATTGATAATCATCAAGCCGTGCCGGAGAAACAGGATAGCCGAACCCTCAATCGCGGCGTAATCGTCTAGGGTATGGCCAGCATGCCCGGCATGCGCAGCTACGCCCGGCACATGTGGGTTTCGAAGGGATCAGGATATGGACGTCGCACATAGTGGGGTTCTCGAGGTTGGCATCCCCGTCGCCTGCCGTTCCTGCCAGGCGCGGCACGGCGTCGTCTGCGGCGTACTGTCGAGCGGTCAGTTGAAGGACCTTGGCCGCCACTCACTGCGCCGCAAGGTCGATGCTGGCTGCGAGATCATCGCACAAGGGTCGGAAAGCTCTTTCTATTCGAACATCATGCGCGGGGTCGTGAAGCTCTGCAAGGTGATGCCGGACGGGCGCCAGCAGATCGTCGGTCTGCAATTCGCTCCCGATTTCGTCGGCAGGCCTTACGTGCGCGAAAGCACGCTGTCGGCCGAGGCTGCAACCGATGCCGAAATCTGCGTCTTCCCGCGCAACCTGCTCGACCGCATGATATCGGAGACGCCGGAACTGCAGCGCAGCCTGCACGATCAGGCGCTGAAGGAGCTGGATGCCGCGCGCGAATGGATGCTGACGCTCGGCCGGCGCACCGCCGAGGAGAAGGTCGCAAGCCTGCTCGACCTCATCGCCACCCATGCCGAACCGCAAACGGCAACAAGCACCGCCTTCGACCTGCCGCTATCCCGCGCCGAGATCGCCGATTTCCTCGGGCTGACGATCGAAACCGTCAGCCGTCAGATGACCAGACTGCGCAAGAGCCGCATCATCCGCATCGAGAACTTCCGACATATTGTCGTTCCCGACATGGATGAGCTGGAGCGAATGATTGGCGCATAAATGGGATCTGCCAACATCGGGGCGCTGAGCCGAGATCAGCGCGTGATCACGACGCGAGTCTTAGCGAGGCCAGCCCGTGGCGCCAGAGAGAAGAACTGGGTGACATTCTCGAAGTGCAGGCGAACGCACCATGCAAGGCCGGCCGGCCCAAGCGCTTCAGGCTATAGCGCTCCTCATCACATCACCCACTCGGGACGCCGGTCCCCATTGAAGCTCGAACGAGGCAGATACATGAAGAAGATCAAGGTCGCCAATCCCGTCGCCGATCTCGACGGCGATGAAATGACGCGCATTATCTGGCAGCTTATCAAGGACAAGCTGATCCATCCGTATCTCGACCTCGACATCGATTATTTCGACCTCTCCGTCGAAAACCGCGACGCCACCAACGACCAGGTCACCGTCGACGCCGCCAACGCCATCAAGAAATACGGCGTCGGCATCAAGTGCGCGACGATCACGCCAGACGAAGACCGCGTCAAGGAATTCAATCTCAAGCAGATGTGGAAGAGCCCGAACGGCACGATCCGCAACATTCTCGGCGGCGTCATCTTCCGCGAACCGATCATCTGCAAGAATGTGCCGCGCCTGGTTCCCGGCTGGACCAAGCCGATCGTTGTCGGCCGCCATGCCTTCGGCGACCAGTACCGTGCCACCGACTTCCGCTTCCCCGGCAAGGGCAAGCTGACGATCAAGTTCGTCGGCGAAGACGGCACGGTTATCGAGAAGGACGTCTTCGACGCCCCCGGCTCCGGCGTTGCCATGGCGATGTACAATCTCGACGAGTCGATCCGCGAATTCGCCCGCGCTTCGATGATGTACGGCCTGATGCGCAAATGGCCAGTTTACCTGTCGACCAAGAACACCATTCTCAAGGCCTATGACGGTCGCTTCAAGGATATCTTCGAAGAGGTGTACCAGACCGAATTCAAGGATCAGTTCAAGGAAGCCGGCATCACCTACGAACACCGCCTGATCGACGACATGGTCGCATCGGCGCTTAAATGGTCTGGCGGCTACGTCTGGGCATGCAAGAACTATGACGGCGACGTCCAGTCCGATACCGTTGCCCAGGGCTTCGGCTCTCTCGGCCTGATGACCTCGGTACTGCTCACGCCGGACGGTAAGACGGTCGAAGCCGAAGCTGCCCACGGCACGGTGACGCGCCACTATCGCCAGCACCAGAAGGGCCAGGAAACCTCGACGAACTCGATCGCCTCGATCTTCGCCTGGACGCGTGGCCTGGCGCACCGCGCCAA includes:
- a CDS encoding RcgA family putative transporter, which encodes MPKNGKLFLSPPKDGSDFKELFKQLTAAGAGRPLGSDGFPAGPWTPELLAEAISQIDSNRTGVDLRTVQLWFQENEKGISTTNIRWLARVFGCDDPVATSEWQMELSAAQSRLTAKRRGLKKAGSSPAAEVPNLALNVVDEEMESPGKLERDTEANQPSRRFNLARRSEALFSRGSTLDLPASVFAGATALGFLSYIVGIHNATYNRADGLVKQVGFLWAPNWTFLFMVFLPLFFAFVIELLLFWKNEGRLRIVAAGNRVESDDAWARNVDASSYTYWAVFIVCVLFAGLFQWIGVCLIPLVKGGGNYAIDWGKLALVRPEVISVPMEIVFTAFAYLYMCLCFYLFFVGLILLHTMINDLWKIGGASRSQPRIDYQYHVHEIGLRVMRGIFRCTVLGLLIAVCMKAQSSYLASNGKNIVAWLLADMSSALYEGKDMGKGFSYRMPTHYSSLLIAISTIIVFLYGSIRLGAGSRFHFPMWKMSAAVGLLFTSYLLIDAFTGFSILLCLAVLLAMYGLIDPELGRWRASDWGSNQNVS
- a CDS encoding RcgR family putative quorum lactone hydrolase, which translates into the protein MYHSWLDRWDERRARRGEESKEITDFVLDANLAFPRAKNIGSIGEFCVLADQAAADPAFFDEPSGDDQHFQRQDGWIKFPSDMSTDIEENNVVWAKITESGSFEQALMIFHHWNASARNRQIANFFSQRGITVVEIAMPYHFERSRSGSVHADFMLSPNLGRTIQSVRQAVWDGRKLIRWLKSEGYREISVLGMSLGSWVAGLIAAHDLAVSKASLFLTAGSLADMVWTGRATRSIRESLEPVIELIDLRRAWGPLNLENYAHNLARPDLELHVVLAKRDKVVLPEISQGFMQMLKAAGARPNILELNCGHYSLGMPPYILLAGLSLKRFLSFRQAQGSVNKPRR
- a CDS encoding Crp/Fnr family transcriptional regulator → MDVAHSGVLEVGIPVACRSCQARHGVVCGVLSSGQLKDLGRHSLRRKVDAGCEIIAQGSESSFYSNIMRGVVKLCKVMPDGRQQIVGLQFAPDFVGRPYVRESTLSAEAATDAEICVFPRNLLDRMISETPELQRSLHDQALKELDAAREWMLTLGRRTAEEKVASLLDLIATHAEPQTATSTAFDLPLSRAEIADFLGLTIETVSRQMTRLRKSRIIRIENFRHIVVPDMDELERMIGA
- a CDS encoding NADP-dependent isocitrate dehydrogenase is translated as MKKIKVANPVADLDGDEMTRIIWQLIKDKLIHPYLDLDIDYFDLSVENRDATNDQVTVDAANAIKKYGVGIKCATITPDEDRVKEFNLKQMWKSPNGTIRNILGGVIFREPIICKNVPRLVPGWTKPIVVGRHAFGDQYRATDFRFPGKGKLTIKFVGEDGTVIEKDVFDAPGSGVAMAMYNLDESIREFARASMMYGLMRKWPVYLSTKNTILKAYDGRFKDIFEEVYQTEFKDQFKEAGITYEHRLIDDMVASALKWSGGYVWACKNYDGDVQSDTVAQGFGSLGLMTSVLLTPDGKTVEAEAAHGTVTRHYRQHQKGQETSTNSIASIFAWTRGLAHRAKLDDNAELAKFASTLEKVCADTVESGFMTKDLARLIGHDQPWLSTTVFLEKIDQNLQKAMA